The DNA window TGCCAAGTTGCCTTTTAAGACCACTGTAGTGACTCGGACGGTGATGTGATGAAAGCCAGTGAATTGAGAGAAAAGAGCGTAGAAGAGCTCAAAGCCGAACTGCTGAACTTGTTGCGTGAGCAGTTTAAATTGCGCATGCAACACAGCACAGGGCAATTGTCACAAACCCATTTGTTGAAAAAAATGCGGCGTGATATTGCGCGCGTGAAGACAATCATGAATGAAAAGGCAGGTGCGTGATGAGTGAAACAAAAGTTCAGCGCACGCTCAAGGGCCGTGTGGTCTCCGACAAGATGGACAAAACCATCACGGTTCTGATTGAGCGCCGGGTTCGGCACCCGCTGTATGGGAAATTCGTGACCCGTTCTAAAAAGATCCACGTGCATGATGAATCCAACGAAGCACGTGTGGGCGATATTGTGAGTGTGACCTCATCTCGCCCCATTTCAAAGACCAAGACGTGGCGTCTGGTTGAGATAGTCGAACGCGCTTCTCGGGTATAAAGCGAGAAGCATTTAAAAAAACGGGAATTTGGTGATATACTCCCGCGTCCCTTGCGGAAGGCGCAGGTGGTTCGCGGTAGAATAGCGGAGAAAACCGATGATCCAGATGCAAACAATACTGGACGTAGCCGACAACAGCGGCGCGCGTCGCGTGATGTGTATCAAGGTGTTGGGCGGTTCCAAGCGTCGATACGCCAACATCGGCGACGTGATTAAGGTCAGTGTTAAGGAGGCCGCACCACGGGGTCGTGTCAAAAAAGGCGATGTGCTCAACGCTGTTGTGGTTCGCACACGCAAAGGCGTTCGTCGTCCGGATGGCTCAGTCATTCGATTTGACGAAAATGCAGCTGTGTTGCTCAATAACCAGTTGCAGCCGATTGGTACGCGTATTTTTGGACCTGTCACCCGCGAGCTTCGGGGCGAGAATTTTATGAAAATTGTCTCGTTGGCTCCGGAAGTGCTTTAAATAAACGTAGAGAAGAACGGCCATGCGTAAGATCAGAAGAGGCGACGAAGTCGTCGTATTGACCGGGAAATGCAAAGGTGAGCGCGGTAAGGTTACACGCGTATTGCCGGACAATCGAGTGATTGTCGAGGGCGTAAACCTGGTAAAGAAGCACGTCCGCCCGAATCCGCAACTTGGTATTGAAGGCGGCATTAAGGAAATCGAGGCACCGTTACAGATCTCGAACGTGGCGATTTACAATCCGGCCACGGGTAAGGCAGATCGTGTCGGTTTTAAGTTTTTAGAAGACGGCAAAAAAGTTCGCTATTTCAAGAAAACTGGCGAACTCATTGATGCCTGAATAAATAGGTGATTAAGATGGCGAAACTGCAAGACTATTATCGAGAGACAGTAGTCAAACAATTACAAGAGAAGTTTGGCTACAAGTCGGTCATGCAAGTCCCACGAATCACCAAGGTCACCGTTAACATGGGGCTTGGTGAGGCAGTTGGGGACAAGAAAGTAATTGAAAACGCACGTGCCGACCTGGCTGCTATCACCGGGCAGAAACCGTTGGTGACCAAAGCACGGAAATCCGTGGCAGGCTTCAAAATTCGTGAAGGCTGGCCAATTGGTGCCAAGGTGACCCTGCGCGGGGAGCGTATGTGGGAATTTCTGGAGCGCCTCATTTATATTGCGATTCCGCGTATTCGCGACTTTCGCGGCTTGAATCCGAAGTCATTCGATGGACGCGGTAATTACAGTATGGGTGTAAAGGAACAGATCATTTTCCCGGAAATTGACTATGACCAAGTCGACGCCATTCGTGGGATGGACATTACCATTACCACGACGGCCGAAACGGACGAAGAAGGTCGTGCGCTGCTCCAGGCGTTCAATTTCCCGCTGAAAAAATAAGGGTGAAACCATGGCAAAAGTATCAATGATCGAACGCGAGAAAAAGCGCGCCAAAATGGTCGCCAAGTACGCAGCAAAACGTGCTGCGTTGAAGGCCATTATCAATAATCCAAATGCTTCGGACGAAGAGCGTTGGGAAGCGCAGGTCAAGCTGCAGAAGCTGCCAAGAAATGCGTCTCCAGTGCGCCTTCAGCGTCGTTGCCGTATTACTGGACGCCCACATGCGGTGTATCGCAAGTTCGGCCTCTGCCGTAACAAGCTGCGTGAGGCTGCCATGCGTGGCGACGTCCCCGGTCTGACCAAAGCTAGCTGGTAAACAAGGAGCGAGAAGTCATGAGTATGCAAGATCCCATTGCAGATATGCTGACTCGTATCCGAAACGGTCAGGCGGCAGGTAAAAAAGAAGTTTCTATGCCTTCTTCGAAGCTCAAAGCAAATATCGCACGAGTGCTGAAGGAAGAAGGCTATATCGTGGACTACTCGGTCTCTGAAGGGCCAAAGCCCGTTCTCACAGTCGTGCTGAAATATTTCGAGGGGCGTCCGGTCATTGAGAAGATCGAGCGTGTAAGCCGTCCAGGTTTGCGCATTTACCGGAAGGCAAACGAATTGCCAAAAGTACTTGGCGGACTGGGCATCGCGATAATCTCGACGTCGAAAGGTCTGATGACCGATAAGGCTGCCCGCAAGGCAGGCCACGGCGGCGAAGTCATCTGTACGGTTTATTAAGGAGGCCACCATGTCTCGTATTGCAAAAGCACCCGTAGACATCCCGGCTGGCGTCAATGTGGCAGTCAACGGCAACCATGTTTCCGTCAAAGGGAAGCTGGGTGAACTGACCCACCAGGTCCACGATGCCGTCGACGTTGTCGTCGAAGACAATCAGATTCGCGTGGTGGCCAAAGATGGCGTTGAGAATTCTGTTGCATTGGCTGGCACCACTCGTTCTATTCTCAACAACATGGTGTATGGAGTTGCGAATGGGTGGGAAAAGAAATTAGTACTGGAAGGTGTTGGATATCGCGCGAAGGCGCAGGGAAAAAAGCTTAATTTAACACTAGGTTTCTCGCACCCTGTTGAGTTTGAATTGCCAGAAGGCGTGTCTGCAGAAACGCCCTCAAATACAGAAGTCGTGGTGAAGGGGGCTGACAAGCAACTGGTAGGGCAGGTGGCTGCCAAGATTCGTAGCTTCCGTCCGCCAGAGCCTTATAAAGGCAAGGGTGTTCGTTATGCGGACGAACACGTCCGTCGCAAAGAAGCGAAGAAGAAGTAAGGGTGGAGCGCATGGATAAGAAAACTGCACGGTTGCGTCGTTGCAAACGCAGCCGCATGAAAATGAAAGAGTTGGGTGTAACCCGCTTGGTTGTACATCGCACACCGCGTCACATTTATGCTCAGGTGATCAGCGGAGACGATGCGAAAGTGCTGGCGGCAGCGTCCACGGTGGAAGCGAAAATCCGTGAGCGTGTGAAGTCGACTGGTAATGTGGAAGCGGCCAAGGTGGTTGGCGCGGAAATTGCCAAGAGAGCGGTTGAGGCTGGTGTCAAAAAGGTGGCTTTCGATCGCAGCGGATTTAAATACCATGGTCGTGTTAAGGCGCTTGCGGATGCGGCGCGTGAAAATGGCCTCGAATTCTAAAGGTGCAAAAGATGGCAAGAGACATTGAAAACACCGAAGGCTACATCGAAAAGCTCGTCAACGTGAACCGTGTGGCCAAAGTGGTCAAAGGTGGTCGAATTTTTGGCTTCACCGCGTTGACGGTGGTTGGCGACGGGAAAGGAAGAGTGGGTTTTGGCCGCGGTAAGGCGCGCGAGGTGCCCATTGCGATTCAAAAAGCAATGGAGGCTGCAAAGCGCAACATGATCGAGGTCGAATTGGCAGAAGGTGGTACATTCCGTCATGCTATGAAAGGCCGCCATGGTGCCACGACTGTTTATTTGCAGCCTGCGTCTGAAGGTACCGGAATCATCGCCGGTGGTGCAATGCGTGCGGTGCTCGAAGTGCTTGGCGTACAAAACGTCTTGTCGAAGACCATCGGCTCAACCAATCCGGTGAATGTTGTTCGGGCAACCTTTGATGCATTGCGTAGGATGACGACACCGGAGGCCGTAGCCGCCAAGCGTGGTAAGACGATAGAAGAGATCTTGGACTAAGACCATGGCTAAGAAGACACTAAAAGTAACTCAGGTGCGCAGCGCGATTGGCCGGTTGCCGAAACACAAGGCAACACTAAAAGGCTTGGGACTGCGTAAGATTGGTCATACAGTTGAGCTGGAAGACACGCCCGCTATTCGAGGCATGATCAAACAGGTCAGCTATATGGTATCGGTGGAGGAGTAAATCATGCGACTGAACAGCATCGCTCCAGCCGAGGGAGCCAAGCGCACACGTAAGCGTGTTGGACGCGGCATCGGTAGCACCCTTGGCAAGACTTGTGGGCGTGGCCACAAGGGTCAAAAATCGCGCTCGGGCGGATACCACAAAGTTGGTTTTGAAGGCGGCCAGATGCCACTTAAGCAGCGACTGCCGAAATTTGGGTTTACGTCGCGCAAATCCTTATTACACGCAGAAGTGCGTCTTGGTGAACTTGCCAAAATCGAAGGTGATGTCGTCGATCTGCAAACGCTTAAGCGTGCCGGTATCATTGCACACCATATGAAGTCTGCCAAAATCATGTTGTCAGGCTCCATCGATCGCGCGCTAACTGTTCGGGGCGTTGGCGTCACTAAGGGCGCACGTCAGGCCATCGAAGCGGCAGGTGGTAAGGTGGAAGACTGATGGCAAAAAAGCCTGGCATACAACCAACTGCGGGTGTCAAGAAGGGCCTGTCGGAGCTCAAGCAGCGTATCTTATTCCTAATTGGGGCGCTGATTGTGTACCGTATTGGGTCCTTTATTCCGGTACCCGGAGTGGATGCAACGGTGTTGGCTGCGGTGATGGAGCGGCAGCAAGGTACACTGCTTGCATTGTTCAATGTCTTCTCTGGTGGCGCATTGGTGCGAGCAAGTGTCTTCGCCCTCGGCATTATGCCCTATATCACAGCCTCCATTATCATCCAAATTATGGGGCATGTGCATCCCACACTGAAGGAATTGCGCAAGGAAGGGGAAAGTGGCAGACGCAAGATGAACCAAATCACACGTTATGCCACTGTAGGGCTCGCCACGTTCCAAGCTATCGGCATTGCGGTGAATTTTCCAGGAATGATACCAGGCTTGGTACCGAGCGTCGGGCCGGATGGTACCCCAGATTTGGGCTTTGTGATTACGGCCACGGTAAGCCTGGTCACCGGCACAATGT is part of the Gammaproteobacteria bacterium genome and encodes:
- a CDS encoding 30S ribosomal protein S8, whose product is MSMQDPIADMLTRIRNGQAAGKKEVSMPSSKLKANIARVLKEEGYIVDYSVSEGPKPVLTVVLKYFEGRPVIEKIERVSRPGLRIYRKANELPKVLGGLGIAIISTSKGLMTDKAARKAGHGGEVICTVY
- a CDS encoding 50S ribosomal protein L15 yields the protein MRLNSIAPAEGAKRTRKRVGRGIGSTLGKTCGRGHKGQKSRSGGYHKVGFEGGQMPLKQRLPKFGFTSRKSLLHAEVRLGELAKIEGDVVDLQTLKRAGIIAHHMKSAKIMLSGSIDRALTVRGVGVTKGARQAIEAAGGKVED
- a CDS encoding 50S ribosomal protein L6 produces the protein MSRIAKAPVDIPAGVNVAVNGNHVSVKGKLGELTHQVHDAVDVVVEDNQIRVVAKDGVENSVALAGTTRSILNNMVYGVANGWEKKLVLEGVGYRAKAQGKKLNLTLGFSHPVEFELPEGVSAETPSNTEVVVKGADKQLVGQVAAKIRSFRPPEPYKGKGVRYADEHVRRKEAKKK
- a CDS encoding 30S ribosomal protein S17; the encoded protein is MSETKVQRTLKGRVVSDKMDKTITVLIERRVRHPLYGKFVTRSKKIHVHDESNEARVGDIVSVTSSRPISKTKTWRLVEIVERASRV
- a CDS encoding 50S ribosomal protein L29, which codes for MKASELREKSVEELKAELLNLLREQFKLRMQHSTGQLSQTHLLKKMRRDIARVKTIMNEKAGA
- a CDS encoding 50S ribosomal protein L30 translates to MAKKTLKVTQVRSAIGRLPKHKATLKGLGLRKIGHTVELEDTPAIRGMIKQVSYMVSVEE
- a CDS encoding 30S ribosomal protein S5, which codes for MARDIENTEGYIEKLVNVNRVAKVVKGGRIFGFTALTVVGDGKGRVGFGRGKAREVPIAIQKAMEAAKRNMIEVELAEGGTFRHAMKGRHGATTVYLQPASEGTGIIAGGAMRAVLEVLGVQNVLSKTIGSTNPVNVVRATFDALRRMTTPEAVAAKRGKTIEEILD
- a CDS encoding 50S ribosomal protein L18 translates to MDKKTARLRRCKRSRMKMKELGVTRLVVHRTPRHIYAQVISGDDAKVLAAASTVEAKIRERVKSTGNVEAAKVVGAEIAKRAVEAGVKKVAFDRSGFKYHGRVKALADAARENGLEF
- a CDS encoding 50S ribosomal protein L5; this encodes MAKLQDYYRETVVKQLQEKFGYKSVMQVPRITKVTVNMGLGEAVGDKKVIENARADLAAITGQKPLVTKARKSVAGFKIREGWPIGAKVTLRGERMWEFLERLIYIAIPRIRDFRGLNPKSFDGRGNYSMGVKEQIIFPEIDYDQVDAIRGMDITITTTAETDEEGRALLQAFNFPLKK
- a CDS encoding 30S ribosomal protein S14, whose amino-acid sequence is MAKVSMIEREKKRAKMVAKYAAKRAALKAIINNPNASDEERWEAQVKLQKLPRNASPVRLQRRCRITGRPHAVYRKFGLCRNKLREAAMRGDVPGLTKASW
- a CDS encoding 50S ribosomal protein L24, which gives rise to MRKIRRGDEVVVLTGKCKGERGKVTRVLPDNRVIVEGVNLVKKHVRPNPQLGIEGGIKEIEAPLQISNVAIYNPATGKADRVGFKFLEDGKKVRYFKKTGELIDA
- a CDS encoding 50S ribosomal protein L14, which produces MIQMQTILDVADNSGARRVMCIKVLGGSKRRYANIGDVIKVSVKEAAPRGRVKKGDVLNAVVVRTRKGVRRPDGSVIRFDENAAVLLNNQLQPIGTRIFGPVTRELRGENFMKIVSLAPEVL